From a single Sorghum bicolor cultivar BTx623 chromosome 5, Sorghum_bicolor_NCBIv3, whole genome shotgun sequence genomic region:
- the LOC8058552 gene encoding rho GTPase-activating protein 4, whose protein sequence is MTEVALPRGPANLASPASRASSSSSLRYLASADSDVLPGSGSPERSAGSTGSRGIRQAGGSEEEEEEEERWSFLALLFELLRKSLLGCSVVGGGGEGEGRGCGMEIGLPTDVQHVAHVTFDRFHGFLGLPVEFEPEVSRRAPSASASVFGVSTESMQCSYDARRNSVPTILLMMQRRLYEQGGLQAEGIFRINAENSQEEFVRDQLNSGIVPDGIEVHCLAGLIKAWFREMPSGVLDSIPPEQVMQCQSEEDCAHVAKCLPPAEAALLAWSVNLMADVVQEEQINKMNARNIAMVFAPNMTQMADPLTALMYAVQVMNFLKMLIQRTLKDREESSPEDVLLPQKDPSDENGHQKPSVTLDSLLEEGSRRPSFVKDEPLLNSPAHSNEDKPNGINAAEGATPAFTVETSPESSASCSQPALAAHAATADASNTTTNSLQGKEIQNLNYRRTRKGQSATRATPPAEKSRGVSIVSRINSKAERIEAWR, encoded by the exons ATGACGGAGGTGGCGCTGCCCCGGGGCCCGGCCAACCTCGCTTCCCCCGCAAGCCGcgcctcctcgtcctcctcgctgCGCTATTTAGCCAGTGCCGACAGCGACGTGCTCCCTGGAAGCGGCAGCCCCGAGCGGTCAGCGGGATCTACAGGGAGCCGAGGAATCCGGCAGGCAGGAGggtcggaggaggaggaggaagaagaggagcgGTGGTCGTTCTTGGCGCTGCTGTTTGAGCTGCTGCGGAAGTCCCTGCTCGGCTGCAGTGTggtaggcggcggcggcgaaggtGAAGGCCGCGGCTGTGGGATGGAGATTGGGTTGCCGACGGACGTGCAGCACGTGGCGCACGTCACCTTCGATAGGTTCCATGGATTCCTGGGGCTCCCCGTCgagttcgagcctgaggtgtcCCGCCGCGCTCCCAGTGCCAG TGCAAGCGTCTTTGGAGTTTCAACAGAATCAATGCAGTGTTCCTACGATGCGAGAAGAAATAGCGTCCCAACAATCCTGTTGATGATGCAAAGACGCCTTTATGAACAGGGTGGTCTTCAG GCAGAAGGTATTTTCCGTATTAACGCGGAGAATAGCCAGGAGGAATTTGTAAGAGACCAGTTAAATAGTGGAATTGTTCCGGATGGCATTGAGGTCCATTGTTTGGCAGGCCTAATTAAA GCCTGGTTTAGGGAGATGCCAAGTGGGGTGCTGGACTCGATCCCGCCTGAACAGGTGATGCAATGCCAATCTGAAGAGGATTGTGCTCATGTTGCTAAATGCCTTCCACCAGCTGAAGCTGCTTTGCTTGCTTGGTCTGTTAATCTGATGGCTGATGTAGTCCAAGaagaacagataaacaagatGAACGCTCGCAATATTGCTATGGTTTTTGCACCGAATATGACTCAG ATGGCAGATCCATTGACTGCACTGATGTATGCTGTGCAAGTGATGAATTTTCTGAAGATGTTAATACAAAGGACCCTCAAGGATAGAGAAGAGTCCAGTCCAGAGGATGTTTTGCTACCCCAGAAGGATCCATCTGATGAAAATGGGCATCAGAAACCCAGCGTGACACTTGATTCTCTCCTTGAGGAAGGATCCAGGCGTCCCTCTTTCGTCAAGGATGAGCCCCTCCTGAACAGTCCTGCACACAGTAATGAGGACAAACCTAATGGAATCAATGCCGCCGAAGGAGCCACTCCTGCTTTCACTGTCGAGACAAGTCCGGAGAGCTCCGCCAGTTGCTCGCAACCTGCACTTGCTGCTCACGCTGCTACTGCTGATGCTTCCAACACAACTACAAATTCTCTTCAAGGGAAGGAGATCCAAAACCTGAATTATAGGAGGACTAGAAAGGGTCAGTCTGCAACGCGTGCCACACCTCCAGCTGAGAAATCAAGAGGTGTGAGCATTGTGAGCCGGATAAATTCCAAGGCTGAACGGATTGAAGCATGGAGATGA
- the LOC8058553 gene encoding putative protein TPRXL gives MAIPVARVHLKVAHAALPALLPTPPKWKMLPLLPTPCVAAAAILQAKTPAKPSRADADERWDAHKNKTKTKSGSAEFSASSSPRSTSADSVRSFAGRRSSRKSSTTSPPKPGRADSAERWDAHKKAASPASSSSSCSGTSPISRASSGERWDVHKKRCPPQAELLDDGESSSTGSNDIDDTEEEEEEIVWKPRAMYAGPGFAAAAPEPSMLPMPTSVLVPVA, from the coding sequence ATGGCCATCCCGGTTGCACGCGTGCACCTCAAGGTGGCGCACGCAGCTCTCCCGGCGCTGCTCCCGACGCCGCCCAAGTGGAAGATGCTGCCGCTTCTCCCGACGCCgtgtgtcgccgccgccgccatcctcCAAGCAAAGACGCCCGCCAAGCCCAGccgcgccgacgccgacgagagGTGGGACGCGCACAAGAACAAGACCAAGACCAAGTCAGGTAGCGCAGAATTCTCAGCGTCGTCAAGCCCTCGTTCCACTTCCGCCGACAGCGTCAGGAGCTTCGCCGGACGCCGATCCTCCCGCAAGAGCTCGACGACATCGCCGCCGAAGCCCGGCCGGGCCGACTCCGCTGAGAGGTGGGACGCGCACAAGAAGGCAGCAAGCCCagcttcgtcgtcgtcgtcatgttCAGGCACGTCTCCCATCAGCCGCGCATCATCCGGCGAGCGCTGGGACGTGCACAAGAAGCGCTGCCCGCCGCAGGCGGAGttgctcgacgacggcgagagCAGCAGTACTGGCAGCAACGACATCGACGacacggaggaggaggaggaggagatagTATGGAAGCCGCGGGCCATGTACGCCGGACCGGgattcgccgccgccgcgccggagcCCAGCATGCTTCCCATGCCGACATCGGTCTTGGTTCCCGTTGCATAG